One genomic window of Mesoplodon densirostris isolate mMesDen1 chromosome 14, mMesDen1 primary haplotype, whole genome shotgun sequence includes the following:
- the DNAJC5G gene encoding dnaJ homolog subfamily C member 5G has product MAHMDEAARRLSKTGSTLYAVLELKKGASPEDVKKAYRRLALKYHPEKNPGDPQAAEIFKEINTAHSVLSDPKKRQIYDRHGSLGIYIYDHFGGEGVTYYFTLNSCWFKMLVLLCAPLTRCYCCCCCCFCCGTLKPPPEEAAKTKYELNVQNQPPSSGHREHFRRGEDNSSDDNY; this is encoded by the exons ATGGCTCACATGGACGAAGCAGCCCGCCGGTTGTCCAAAACTGGATCAACCCTCTATGCAGTGCTGGAGCTTAAGAAGGGTGCTTCACCTGAAGACGTCAAAAAGGCCTACAG GAGACTGGCCTTGAAGTATCATCCAGAGAAGAATCCAGGGGACCCTCAAGCAGCAGAAATATTCAAGGAGATCAACACAGCCCACTCCGTACTGAGTGACCCTAAGAAGCGGCAAATTTACGACCGGCATGGCTCattgggaatatatatatacgaCCACTTTGGCGGAGAAGGCGTCACATACTATTTTACGCTGAATAGTTGTTGGTTCAAG ATGCTTGTCCTCCTGTGTGCTCCGCTTACCCGTTgctattgctgctgctgctgctgcttttgctGTGGAACACTTAAGCCACCACCCGAGGAAGCAGCTAAGACAAAATATGAGCTGAATGTCCAGAATCAGCCTCCAAGTTCAG GACACAGAGAACATTTTAGAAGAGGGGAAGATAATTCTAGTGATGATAATTATTAA